The DNA sequence ctgcagagtgaaaatctcattctggaaacatcccccaggctgtggctaagccatgtctccgcaatatcctttctttcaggagtgctagttctgcatgtttcgcaggagagcttctgtaaagtttggaaggtaggagacgaggtactggcagaagtaaagctgtgagtaccggacgtgagtcgtgcttcggtagctcagttggtagagcacttgcccacgaaaggcaaaggtcccgagttcgagtctcggtcgggcacacagttttaatctgccaggaagtttcatgtcagtgcaagatatacagtaatgttTGGTTCATGTTGTTAGTATTTTCCACTCAAAATAAAAACTGACAGATCTGATCTGTTTCACATTGATTAATATAGTGTGCCATACCAAGTGTGTAAATTATTGAAtctctttattttctttcttttgtgtgtagtGTCAGCATAACCATTGTAAAATTCTTGAATCCTTGATAATATAACTGGACTCTCGAATATGTGCCACTTGTCTTGTCTCAATGGGAATTTTTATGAATTACTTTGATATGCTCCTCCAGAACTACAAGTTTATAACTGGTGTTGAATCGCATAACAAACCTGTTTTATTTCTTTACACATCCACTTTCCATATACTGCTGTCGGCATTTATTCTCACAGTATTCATTCAGTTTATCTATGTTTGGTGCCGTATCACGTGCCTAGTTTGTCATGTACCTTATTTGCTACTAGTAAATGGGATTTTAAGTACAATAATTTACCAATTCTTAATCTTGCAGTGCCATTTATTAAGTCAGTTGATACTAAGACTTCTACTGAAAGTTTTATAATACACCCCCAGAAATTTAGAGACTAACCCACACAACTCTGTATTGAATACATTTCTAAAATGAACTGTAGAAAGACCAAGTTACAGATTTATTGGACCACAtaatgaaaaatttgataaaaattacagttttaatgTCAGGGGCAGAAGCATTCTTTCAGAAACTGATGACCGAACACACTGTTTTATTGAAAGAACAGCAGAAACAGCATGTCATACACTGCTATGATACTGTCTCAGAAAAACCATTTGAGGTTCATTGCTGGCAGTATAGTTAGAAAACTAAGTGCTTATAGAAAGGTGATTGAGCTACTGAAAATGTGTCTCTACATGAGAGTACAGCTGAATACCTGCCATTTTTGTAGCCCAGATACCTGCCATTAATGTTGATGAAAGTACTTGAAGATGATAAAGAATTAAATGTGGTACAAATAGCTGCAAAGACCTTACTGGGTGTGTGCCAACATACGACTACTAGAGTTAATAAGCAGTTTTGTAGTGTTAAGTGGATGAATTGAAACAGAAACAATTAGGTTTTGTGTTAATCAGAGTGAGACTGACATCACACAAAATTTATTTACGTAACATGGGTCCCAAAATTAGTTTCAAAATTCATTTAAAATATATCTAACAATTTTTACTGCCTTTAGCATAAGATACTTCTCCTTGATGAAACTTCCTCAAATCTGACTTTTTCTCCAATCATCCCTCTCCTCCCGCCTGTTGCAGTCATCACCCCCTTCATGCCCagtacatatttctatgcactGTAGGTGAGTGCCTGATTTTAGTATGAAGGGTAGTAGTATTTGAGAGGAAGTCCTTTGCAGCTGTAATTTCAAGCATCACCATCaacaaaattgaaatttgtgttcaTTTGTGTGTTCTTTTGTAGAGGGGAGTGCGGATGGACTACGGAATATCAAAGCGTAAGCTTCTTGATGTTTTTCATAGACTGTGTGTTCCTCTGCCACAGAGGCAATACAAACTTTCTCGAAGAGGGAAGGAATTAACAAAAATGCGtgaaaagcaagaacaggaaaagGCAAAGCAAAGGTATCGGGCAACTTTATCTCTTTGCTTAACGTTTTTAAACTGTTATAGCTTGTTCTTCATGCTATTCCTAAAATAAAGCAAAAATATTTGCTTGTTTGAGAGATGTGTAGCTCATTATCTGTACATTTGACACAATTTAAGGATTTCTAATTTCTTGGTATCATGTTAAGTTACTGAGTAGAATCATTGCTTTCTTGTATGTCACTCATTTACAAGTATGAGGTCTGGGATCGTGATTTGGATACTGAACAGCTTGGTTACTGGATTAGTCTGAGGTTAAGTTGATTTTTGCAATCTCATGTTTCATTAAGCATTTTGAAAAAGCAGCTAGCCAACTCATATTTACTTAATgctgaaatattttaaatactcTTAACAACTGTATTTTGTAAGTACTGTACAGatgttttcaatgtattttctTTCCCAATACAGCACATCTGTTACAAACAAtagcccatcatcatcatcagcatcagcatcaTCCTTGTCATTATTGTCGTCATCATCAACAATGCCATATTCAAATCGTCAGAAACAGCACTCTGACCATACAGGAAAGGATCGTTTAAAACCACCTCCAGATCTTACTCAGAGTAAAAAGATCAAGTTGAACACCAGCACCTCCACATCTGGAAGCAGTAAAGCAAGTAATGGAGGTgataatttccttgacaaaataatCATTAAAAGTAAATCAACTGACAAGAAAGCTGATGTAAAAGTAGAGAAGAgccaaaatgaagaacaaaatgcaAAGAAGGATGTTTGTTCAGAACCTACTAAAGCAAAAAAGATAACACTGAAGAGACctgttattgaaatggaagaggtaaGTTAATACAACTACAATCTACAATGTTCTGAAGCCTTGAAACAGCATATTTTCTTAATAGCGTACTTTTCTAACACAGTTGTGAAGATACCGTAAGCACTTCTGTATTTTCTTGCATCAcaacatgtaattaaaaaatttggACATATTTCTACCACCAAATGAGGTGCCACAAAGGTTAAGACAATTAACTTGTATTTGGGAGGATGGTATGTCAGATTCCTGTCTGATCATACAGATCTAGTTTTTCCACAATTTCCCCTAATATCTTCAGGCAGTGCCAGGATGGCCTTTTGAAAAGGGCACAGCAGATTTCTTTCCCCATCATTCCCCAATATGAGGTTTGGCTCCTCTAAAGACATTAAACCAAAATCTGCCTTCCTtgtgtttctgctgtgttgtctAAGCATCTGATCCATTTTATTGAGTCCACCATTCTTTCATATTGACTTATTTCTGAAAATGACACTGATTGTAAAATTAGAGGAATTTCACTTCATTTGTAGGCTTGCTGGCATTCATTCTTCCTGCACACCATTCACAAGTTGAACAGGGAAGAGGGAAATAATAGTGGTACATGAGGTACCTCCTGCCTGACACCATAAAGTTGCTTTTGGAGTATAAGAAAAAAGTTATGTAACACACTCATTAGTTGTAACAGTATTacgaaaagttgctactcactatatagtggagatgctgagttccaGATAGGCACAGTCAGAAGACTGTCACAATATTCTTAAATTacatcctcgattttccattgtttgactcttATTACTTGCATAGTTTGTGTTTTTTAACCAGAAACCTCTGTCTTAATACTCTTTTGATCACAGATAGTTGCTGCATTCTGCCATATGTGTTGTGGAGGTAAAAGTAAGCCTGCATTTCTAGTGCAGTTCAGTAGTGTTTGCTGTGTCTCTAATGTCACTTGTACATACTGTTTAGTCAACCAACTAGCCTGgaaggatcatttcaatttttggCTGTGTTCACATTGTGACTTTACAGCAAGAAAGATTATCAACATAGGAAGTTTCGTGCTGAATTGGCATAGAACATTATGACATCATTTGAACATTCACTCACtatggagagatgcaaaacattgaAGATCTGCCTAATAGTGGTTGCATGGAACCAGCAACATGAGCTAATGATAACTACCACCAAATTATGGCTTCTAGGTACCTTGAGGAGTATACAATAGATCTGTGCACTGCCTTTTGAAGGCAGTTGGTAGGGCTGTGCCAATACAGACAGTATGTAGCCATCTCCATATGAACAATTTTGCTTCCAGGCATCTGTCACGAACCACACTACAAACCCCTGAACACCATGGTGCACAAAGAAAGTGAGAGAAACAACACATTGAATAGAACGTGGATCAGTAGTGTCTAGTACTCTTCATTTATGAGTGCTGGATTTATCACATCTGTTGATTGAGTGTTGTAGAAAAGTGTGGAGGTGTCCGGGTAACAATGTTTGTGTAAGGCATGTGGGTTCAgcaggaagatgagtcagtcttgtttcAAGCCTGTATTGCACATGGAGACTGGATGCTTCTCATCACTATCAAGGGTAATGGGAGGGCAGTGCAGTAATGAGGCAGGATCCTTCAACCCACTGTCAAGCCCTAAAACCAATATTTTGGCATGTGAAAGGAATGATCTGTGGTATCTGCTAACAAGAACCTAAAGGATCATATTTGATATCAGTTTAAAGTTGCAGTGCATTGATGTAGGATGCCTTCTCACACAGTGGTTGACCTCAGGAGTGATGCTGCTGACGAGTGGGACAAGTCTGACGACCTTGCTGACTGCACAATTAGGGATCCAATAATGTTACAGTGCATGGGACAGAGTAACACATTATTGAATTAACCCAGAAgcaatttattttttgcaaatgtACTAAATCCATTGTGTATATGACCAGGGACAACCggaagatctgggaaaaacccgggaattttttcatccgggagaaaaccgggaaaaacccgggaattgtttacaattccgggaatttttcattgttttagttttcagttaaatttttgtgattttgagtggtaataaccaatactctaacaaagaatgttactgtaacccgctactgcagaataacactgcagcaacgaaacatgaacgaggagaggagaaaaaaaaaaaaaaaaaaaaaaaaaaaaaaaacgtaaaataaacttaagttgcaaaggaaatgggcCATATACAacgacaaaacacagtgctcatgcaagcgtctgccaacagcaaaatgtgtcaaatgcttttggaagactatgcaatacttcataacaacaaactgcctccgatgagcgtgacatgaCAACTGTTTACTTTAGATTCCTTTGAGCAGTTGCGGCCGGGCTCTTGTGCGCGCGTAGTAGAGTTGCGTATGAGTAGTACCGTCTCCCACTTCTGGTTAcggaagtgtggctgggcgccactacttaatattgccccggttcagaaatatcgtagatccggggctgatgcacagagcagtccgacttgtgctcagagccatttgagctagtccgagttgtggtggggaggtgggtcgcctccacgtgacctgtgtttacgttcagtgattttgttctttcctcttcgtttattgctctcacgttaaatgataaaacagatttttgtgaccgggagatatcaaatgaattaaaatacgttcacatagTTACGGATGGccaaaaatatgtcattagtttcagattttatttccacctttctgacagtcaagcattaatcgccttgcggaacggTGAAGTTatctttgtcggtttgctaaagagatttggcttttatttatCTTTCCTGTGAGgtagtcagtttatttgaaacaaactgtttaatttcacactgttggttggtttcaactgttcgctgatttcaagtgcacgtatgcattatgccatgataaagaaccgaacatgagataatacactactggtactccaagaaaatataCATCCGAatttggacatacgaatgtgcactttaagccgaattatgcattttagtatggttcacgaaattctctTGAAgtttcctttgatgtcttgtttattttatgacataatgtaagatctattAATGTTTTATTACAAGTACGAACATATGGCCTTCCTGCATCATCGTGCGGTGACAACTGTTATCTgtgcgctctcttgcaactgctgaaacgaacctatttctaacaggtagcagcaaaatattgcgaacggtggtttgaaaagcgttacaggcgctaaaagcaaatttccttttacgcaagatgagccatgtgcgagaatgtacgatgaatttcttaaataacaaagcgtttgactctcatttaaaaatcaagtctttgaggatggccatttagaagaattttgagctcaGGAGATcacacatttacgtcgttattaaaaattttactggcaaatTTGTGTGATTGATCTTAAAGTGAATCACGTgcagaaaagatcaacattatatgtggaagcttagcttctcttccagcttattaatcttggagaccaatattatatgtgaatgctgtgtatattaatttaaatcattaacttaTCTTATTTGTGTTtttgcgctacttaagagtgatcttgctaatGACTGTcgacatcacgtgtcctatgctgtcatcagatgGCGAGATCTCGTGACAAGAGTGATgagtggcttacaaaagtgcatcgcaatcctGACTTCAattctttggaaagtaacatgcggtatttggtggaattcgaatttatacctacGTATTACAAAACTATGCAGCGTACacattgctgcacatcaaaggtgtttcaaaacgtgttttttcccccctgagtttcgttttctaaattggtgggaaattctccgtcagtgtataaaaccataaacattcaaaggattgatgagttttacagggCCAAGGAATAGTATacggtcacttaacacggaaaaagtgtgttttcgcccgggagaaagtgtatttttaaccaggaaatccgggattttttttccttgtccacatagaCACCCTGTAAATCTCTAAACTCTGTCCTAATAGGCCTCAGAAGGGACAACAGTACTGgccgaccactgtgtcatcctcagccggtaGGCATCGCTGGTTATTTCTCAATAAAGTAACATTTTCAGTTTCATAAGGTTTATTCTTTCTCTCCCTGCTCCCCTTGAATTTAAAGCTCATGCATGTCTGTAGCTATGAGTTATGATCAAAAAGTGACAggagtttttgtttttcttaaagagtcTTTAtttatcaacatcaactttgtccccttcataGCAATCCCTCACAGAAATAATATGCTAGTGCCAGCACTTTTTACAGTCTTCGAAGAACTTCCGAAACTCACTCAAAGATCAGCTTTTACTGAGCAGAACGTGGGGCACATGCCACACCCCAGTAGGTATATGGTTCTCTTTGTAGCTGTACTTGATATCTCTAACTTTTTGTGGGACTCAGATGGCTCCTGATGATCAATGATTACTCTCTTGGCCTTCTTGGGAGCTCATTTTGCAGTGTTAATGCCCAGTAACCAATAAAGAAAATGAGGGAGGGTAACCCACAAACGTGTGTTCTAAGCAAAGAGTAGAAACAAGTAACCAGAAAATTTCAATGTGCTAATATATTCTTGCCCTTTCCAGTAGCAAAGAAGGGTTTACAGGGGCTGGCTGGGACACTTATATcagtgaaatgcctctgtaataGCCTTCTCCTAGTGGAAACTTCTACATACTACTCCAGTTAACAAAGGgggaaaaaatgggggggggggggggcggactatatagtcacaaatttttgcGCAGTGCTAGGAGAGGAGTATCttcaacaacatactaaaaatcctatTGGGTGAGGTGTGAGCATTGGGGTGGGGACATTTAAATAtgacttttttttatgtttttctcgaataattcgaaaactgtggcTCCTAGCGCAAATGTTTCCCAGTACCAAATTAGACTACATTAATGTCgtgaaaaaaaggtcctattcgtCTCTTCTCTGAGACTAATAGCTTCCTCATTGCAGATGGAAtaattgcagattattaaaaaatggtgttgtaacaatataaaattgtttgtttttaaagttgattaaaaattaaatgtgtgtAGCAGTGGTGCCATATTAAGGGAAAATAGTGTTCCTGGGGT is a window from the Schistocerca americana isolate TAMUIC-IGC-003095 chromosome X, iqSchAmer2.1, whole genome shotgun sequence genome containing:
- the LOC124555514 gene encoding uncharacterized protein LOC124555514; translation: MMDEHILLHPELLDEDELYRILKDRGVRMDYGISKRKLLDVFHRLCVPLPQRQYKLSRRGKELTKMREKQEQEKAKQSTSVTNNSPSSSSASASSLSLLSSSSTMPYSNRQKQHSDHTGKDRLKPPPDLTQSKKIKLNTSTSTSGSSKASNGGDNFLDKIIIKSKSTDKKADVKVEKSQNEEQNAKKDVCSEPTKAKKITLKRPVIEMEEERNTDAVSEGTKTKKVRQKISWP